CGTCCAGCAGTAGCTTCTCCACCGGCGGCGCATAGGGCAGGAGCGGCACGCCCACTCCGGCCGTGCCGCCGCCGGCGAGCTTGATGCGCTGGCGCAGCTGAAAGCCCTCGATCATGGGCTGCAGGAAGTCCGCGACATCCTGCGGATCGTCGAACACCCGCGTGCGGGCAGCTTCCACGCTGGCCTGCATCTCGCCCAGGCCGAGCGCCTCGTGCAACGCCTCGGCCACGCCCTCGGGAAGCTCGGGGCCGGAAGGCGACAACAGCATCTGCACCGCGCACGCCAACGCCTCCCCGGCGGTGGCGCCTTTCCTGGCCATCTCTTCGAACAGGGGGGGCAGTTTCGGCGGCCTGGGGGTTCGGCCCAGCGCCCCGCGCCAGCCCTTCCTGGCGGGAGGGGCTGCCGGGTCCAGCGACTGCGCGGCCGCCGCCCGGATGGCGTCGAAATCCCGCCGGCCCAGCCGCGCCTGGCTCACGTGGTCGCCAGGGTAGTGCGCGATGTGGTGGGCCAACGCCTGCACCGCGGCCTCGAAGCCACGCGCCTCGTCGGCAGCCCCGGGGTCCACGGCCGCGGCCTGGTGCCAGCCGGCCTGCGCCAGCTCGAGCAGCCGCTCGGCCGACTGCCGCACCTGGGCGTCGGCCCGCAGCCGCTGCGTGGGAATGCCGAAGGCCTCCGACTGGTCGGTCGCCATGGCGATGTTCTTGGGGCTGAAGGGGGTCTTGCCCTTGGAGGGCAGCAGGGTCTCGGCCAGGGTGCGCTGCGTCTGGTCGATGCGCTGCACCCACTCGCGCGTGAGCTTGAGCATGCGCTCGTTCTGCCGGTCGTACGGACTGCCGGGCGCATTGGAGACGTAGCCGTTGCGCACCGCGTTGTAGGCGCCGAGCGCCACGTCGGTGAAGTCGTCCACCGGCAGCCCGCGGGCATGGTGCACGGCCACGTCGCGGGCCTGGGCGAGCCACTCGCGCACGGCAGGGTCGGGCTCGCCGGCCGCGGCCGCATCCGCGCGCCAGCAGGTGCGCATCGCATGCAGCGCGGCGCCTTCGAGCGCGGGTTGGCCGGCGGGCCCGAGCCCGTGCAGCAACTCCGCGCCGCGCGGCTTTTCCGCGACCCTGCGGAACAGGGCCCGCACGTCCGCATCGGCGCTCGACGAGGACGAGGCGGGGTCGGGGGCGCGGTCCCCCGGCTGCGGCATCCAGTCCAGCGTGGGACGCTCGCGCATCGCGGCGAGCATGCCGGTGGCGCGGGCCGCGTCGCCCTGCGCCACCATGGACAGCGCCAGGGACCATTGCTCGACCGCCACCGCCCGGGGCAAGGCATCCTTGGGCATGTCCTGCGGCAAGCCGGCCACGGTGCTTCGCAGGCCCTCGCCGAGCGCCAGGGCCTCGGGTGACTCGGCAAAGCCGGGCGGGTGCTGGTAAATGCCTTCCAGCGTCTCCTGCTCCTGCGCCTCGCAGAGCACGCGGGTCTGCTCCAGGGCGTCCACGGCGGCCTGGGCGACCTCGCGGGCCTTGGCCAGCGCCTGGGCCACGGCCCGCTGCGACGCCGCCACCGCATCGTGGGGTGCCGGGGCGGCGGGCGGCGGCGCGGCGTGGCCCTTGCGGCGATGGCGCAGGCCGGGCGCCGGCGTCTGTGATGGCGTCTGTGATGGCGTCTCTGACGGCGTCTGTGCCTGCGCCACCGGCTCCTGCGGCATCCCCTCGCCGGCCGTCGCAAGCACCCGCTCCGCCAGCAGGGTCTGGTGCCGTTCGATCTCCTGCACGGCGAACTTGGCCGCATCGGCCTGCGTCTTGGCATGCAGCCATTGCCCCGCCGCGCCCACCAGGCCGGGGTTCACCCGAAGGGCCTGCGCCGGTGGCTCCGTGCGATCGCGGCGGCGGCCAGGCTGGCGCACCTCGGCGTGGGTATCCAGCGTTTTCAGATCGTCCAGGGTCTTGGGACGGATGCAGGGCATCACCCAGGACGCCACCCGGTGCGCGCGGCTGCGGGCCGGCCGCTTTTCCAGCGGAAAGGCCGGCTGTTCCATGCGCGCCAGAATGTCCTGTGCCGCCTGGGCGGTCTTCTGCCCGAACGCGGGCAAGGACAGTTCCTCGGCAGGGCCGTGTTCCGGCAACGCGGGCGCCGCGTTGCGCAGCGGGCCATCGCCCGAACGCACACCAGTCAGCGGCCCGAGACCCGCCGAAACGCTCCAGGGGCGCGCCGTGGCCTGCGCCAGCAGGCCCGTGGTGGGCGGCTTTGCGCCGGAAAGCACCGCTGCAGGCGGCAGGAAGGCGTATGGCGATCGCTCGGGCGTGACGGCGGACCCGGGACGCGCTGGTGAACCATCGGGGGATGCCGGCGTGATTTCGGGCTCCGGGGACTCCAAGGCGCCACCGGGCGGGGGCTCGGCCAGCAGGTCCGCCAATGTCATACGCGTGCGCGCCGTCGCAATGCTCTGAAGCGGGTCCAGGGATTCGCCGTCCTGCGCGCCGGCGTCGCTCGCGTCGCCGCGCACCGGGCTGTCGTCGGCCGGCTCTGCGGAGGGCGATGCCGGGGCGATCCCGGACCCACGGCCCGGCGATTCCTCGTGGGCCCCCGGCGCGGCCAGCAGGTCCGCCAGGGTCGTGCGTGCGCGGGGCTTGGGATCGCTCCGAGGCGGCTCCAGGGGTTCGCTGGCCTGCGTGCCGGCATCGCTGGTGCCGTCGTCCACCGGGGTGTCGGCGGCCGGCCCCTCGGGAGGCGAGGCCGGGGCAATCTCGGGCCCACGGCCTGGAGATTCCTCGTGGGCCACGGGCGTGGCCAGCAGGTCCGCCAGGGTGGTGCGCGCACGCGCCGTCGGGACGCGCTGAAGGGGGTCGTGCGCAGCGCTGGTCGCCACAACGGCATCCGCGCCGCCTTGGCGGACCGTCGTTTCGGCGGCCGGCCCTTCGGACGGATGCGCCGGGGCGGGTCCGGATGCGCGGGCCGGGGAAGGTCCGTGGTCGGGCGATTGGGCCAGCAAGTCCGCCAGGGTCGTGCGTGGGCGGGACAGGGGCACGCCGGCCGGCCGGCCGGCCCCTGGCTCGCCACCCGTTGGGCCAGCGCCATCGCGGTGGCTGGCTGCAGTTTCGGCCGCCATCCGATCGGCCAGGCTGGAGCGCCTGCTGCGCCCGCGCAGGGCCTCATGCTGCAGCGAGGCGCTGGCCCCCGCCGGGGCGCTGGCAGCGGGGGGCGCAGCAGGGGGCGGGAGCGGCGTTTCAGCCCGCGACGCGGCAGAGGACCGGCGAAACGGGCGAAACGAAAACAGTTTTGGCATGGAACGCGGCTCCCTTGATCATGGAAGCCGATGGTTCGCCCTTGTCCCGCCGAAACCTGGTCAGGATGCGAACGGATCGCCCCCTGATGCGAAGCCCGTGCATTGCCGGAATCCGCATATTCTTATCTGAAAATCGCTGGATGCCGGACCCTGGGGCACGGGCCCGCGCAGCTCACCCCCGCAGGCGCTCGATCAGTCCGTTGAGCGCCTCGATCGAGCCGAACTGGATCGCCAGCTCGCCCATCTCCTCGGTGCGGCTGCCGCGCTTGACGCGCTTCTTCACGCGCACCTCGACCTCGGCCATGAGCAGGTCGGACAGCTCCTCCTCCACCCGCTTGAGGTCGCGCGACTTGGCTTCCTTCTTGGGCTTTTGCGGCACCAGGCTGAACTCGGCGCCGATCTTCTTGACCAGGGCCTCGGCCTCGCGCACCGACAGCTTCTTGGCCGCGATCTGGTTGCCCGCCGTGATCTGCGCCGCGCGGTCCAGCGACAGCAGGGCGCGCGCATGGCCCATGTCGATGTCGCCGGCCATCAGCATCGTCTGCACCGGGTCGGCCAGGTTCAGCAGGCGCAGCAGGTTGCTGGCGGCGCTGCGCGAGCGGCCCACGGCCTGCGCGGCCTGCTCGTGCGTGAGGCCGAACTCCTTGACCAGCCGCGACAGGCCCTGCGCCTCCTCCAGCGGGTTCAGGTCCTCGCGCTGGATGTTCTCGATGAGCGCCATGGCGGCGGCGGACTCGTCGGGCACGTCGCGCACCAGCACCGGCACCTCGGCCAGGCCCGCCAGCCGCGCGGCCCGAAAGCGCCGCTCGCCGGCGATGATCTCGTAGCGGCCCGCGTGGTCGCCCTGCGCCAGCCGGCGCACCAGGATCGGCTGCATGATGCCTTGCGCCTTGATCGACTCGGCCAGCTCGTACAGCGCTCCCTCGTCCATGCGCGTGCGGGGCTGGTACGTGCCGGGCACCATGTCGGCCAGGGCCAGCGTGGTGGGGGTGCCTTCGGGCGGCGGCGGGGCGGCATCGCCCTTTTCCGCGACCTTGGGGCCCAGCAACGCTTCTAGGCCGCGGCCTAGGCCCTTGGGTTTCTTGGTGACCATGGTGGGTGTGCTTTCTATGTCGGTTCTCGAAGGAAGAAGGCCGGCGCGGGCAAGGGCCCTTCGTGCCGCCGGGAGAGATGCGGGGAATGCGTTCAGCGGTCGAGGATGACCAGGGTGCCGTGGCTGCCGGGCGCCACGGTGTGCGGCGTGCCCGCGGGAACGATGAAGACCTCGCCGGCCTGCACCATGTGGCGGGCCCCGCCGATCTCCAGGTTCATCTGCCCTTGCAGCACCAGCAGGGCCTCGTCGAAATCGTGGATCTCGTCGGGGTAGGCCTGCGCATCCATGCGCAGCACCTTCACCTGCGCGCCCGCGGCCACGCCGCACACCTGCGACCGCCAGGCCTGCGGGGCCGAGCGCGACAGCGCCAGCAGATCGATGGGAGCGGCCGGCGTCGTCATGCTGCAGGCCCCGGGGCCTGCAGCAACGGCTGCAGCCATGCCAGGCCCTCGCCCCAGTCCCCCAGGCCCGATTCGGCATTGATGTGGCCGAGCGCGCCCGCATCGACGAAGCGCGCGCCCCAGTCGCGGCCCAGTGCCTGCACGCGCTCGAAGCTGCAATAGGGGTCGTTGCGGCTGCCCACCAGCACGGCGGGAAAAGGCAGCGGCTGGCGCGCGATGGGGGCCCAGCCGGGCAGCAGGGACGCGATATCGGGGTGCTCCACGTCGCCGGGGGCCACCAGCAGCGCGCCACGCACGCGGTGGGCATTCTTGGTATGCGCCGCCCACCACGCGGTGAGGATGCAGCCCAGGCTGTGCGCCACCAGCACCACGGGGCCGCCGGCGTCCACCACGACCTCTTCCAGGCGGGCGGACCAGTCGCCGCGCAGCGGGTGC
This region of Acidovorax sp. GBBC 1281 genomic DNA includes:
- a CDS encoding ParB/RepB/Spo0J family partition protein, whose protein sequence is MVTKKPKGLGRGLEALLGPKVAEKGDAAPPPPEGTPTTLALADMVPGTYQPRTRMDEGALYELAESIKAQGIMQPILVRRLAQGDHAGRYEIIAGERRFRAARLAGLAEVPVLVRDVPDESAAAMALIENIQREDLNPLEEAQGLSRLVKEFGLTHEQAAQAVGRSRSAASNLLRLLNLADPVQTMLMAGDIDMGHARALLSLDRAAQITAGNQIAAKKLSVREAEALVKKIGAEFSLVPQKPKKEAKSRDLKRVEEELSDLLMAEVEVRVKKRVKRGSRTEEMGELAIQFGSIEALNGLIERLRG
- a CDS encoding cupin domain-containing protein, which gives rise to MTTPAAPIDLLALSRSAPQAWRSQVCGVAAGAQVKVLRMDAQAYPDEIHDFDEALLVLQGQMNLEIGGARHMVQAGEVFIVPAGTPHTVAPGSHGTLVILDR
- a CDS encoding RBBP9/YdeN family alpha/beta hydrolase, coding for MKPDNVLLLPGWQNSGEDHWQSRWERLHGYRRVEQHDWMHPLRGDWSARLEEVVVDAGGPVVLVAHSLGCILTAWWAAHTKNAHRVRGALLVAPGDVEHPDIASLLPGWAPIARQPLPFPAVLVGSRNDPYCSFERVQALGRDWGARFVDAGALGHINAESGLGDWGEGLAWLQPLLQAPGPAA